One region of Glutamicibacter sp. B1 genomic DNA includes:
- a CDS encoding bifunctional aldolase/short-chain dehydrogenase, with product MTQSIATSSTTTAAALIERSNRLGQDKKNTNYAGGNTSAKGTTIDPVTGESIELLWVKGSGGDLGTLTEQGLSTLRLDRMRALVDVYPGVEREDEMVAAFDYCLHGKGGAAPSIDTAMLGLVNANHVDHLHPDSGIAIATAKDGKELTAKIFGGKVAWVDWRRPGFQLGLDIARIKDENPQAVGCILGGHGITAWGDTSEESETNALWIIDTAAAYIQEHGEPQPFGEVVSGFEPLPESERRTRAAALAPTIRSLASKDKPMVGHFSDDERVLDFLAREKLASLAALGTSCPDHFLRTKVKPMVLDLPATASVEEQLVRLQELHLEYRADYQRYYESHRQENSPAMRGADPLIVLVPGVGMFSYGANKQTARVAGEFYLNAINVMRGAEALSSYTPISDAEKFRIEYWALEEAKLQRMPQPKSHAGRIALVTGAASGIGKAVAKRLAAEGACVVIADLDLAKAQETAAELGDTDVAVGIAANVADAKAVQAAIDDAVLAFGGLDLVVNNAGLSLSKSLLETTEADWDLQHDVMAKGSFLVSKAAAKVLIEQKLGGDIIYISSKNSVFAGPNNIAYSATKADQAHQVRLLAVELGEHGVRVNGINPDGVVRGSGIFASGWGANRAATYGVAEEDLGQFYANRTILKREVIPENIADAVYVLTGPELTRTTGLHIPVDSGVAAAFLR from the coding sequence GACCGAACAGGGCTTGTCCACCCTGCGCCTGGATAGGATGCGTGCGCTGGTTGACGTTTACCCGGGCGTAGAGCGGGAAGACGAAATGGTGGCCGCCTTCGACTACTGCCTGCACGGCAAGGGTGGCGCGGCCCCCTCGATTGATACCGCCATGCTTGGACTGGTCAACGCCAACCACGTGGACCATCTGCATCCCGACTCCGGCATCGCCATCGCCACCGCCAAGGATGGGAAAGAGCTCACCGCCAAGATTTTTGGTGGCAAGGTGGCGTGGGTTGATTGGCGCCGTCCGGGCTTCCAGCTCGGCCTGGATATTGCCCGAATCAAGGACGAGAACCCGCAAGCGGTGGGCTGTATCCTCGGTGGCCATGGGATCACGGCCTGGGGAGATACCAGCGAAGAGTCGGAAACAAATGCGTTGTGGATCATTGACACCGCGGCCGCTTATATCCAAGAACATGGGGAGCCCCAGCCCTTTGGCGAGGTAGTCTCTGGCTTTGAACCGCTGCCTGAATCGGAGCGTCGTACCCGTGCCGCCGCCCTGGCGCCAACTATTCGTTCACTGGCCAGCAAAGACAAGCCCATGGTCGGCCACTTCAGCGATGATGAGCGGGTCCTGGACTTCCTTGCACGCGAAAAATTGGCCTCACTGGCCGCACTTGGGACCAGCTGCCCCGACCACTTCTTGCGCACCAAGGTCAAACCAATGGTGCTGGATTTACCGGCCACGGCGAGCGTTGAAGAACAACTGGTCCGGTTGCAGGAGCTTCATCTCGAGTACCGCGCCGACTACCAGCGCTACTACGAGAGTCACAGGCAGGAGAACTCCCCGGCCATGCGCGGGGCGGACCCGTTGATCGTCTTGGTTCCCGGGGTGGGCATGTTTTCCTACGGGGCGAATAAGCAAACCGCGCGGGTGGCCGGTGAATTCTATCTGAACGCCATTAACGTGATGCGCGGGGCCGAAGCGCTCTCCAGCTACACACCGATTTCTGATGCAGAGAAATTCCGGATCGAATATTGGGCCTTGGAAGAGGCGAAGCTGCAACGTATGCCTCAGCCCAAATCGCATGCGGGACGCATTGCTTTGGTGACCGGGGCTGCTTCGGGCATCGGCAAGGCGGTGGCCAAGCGACTGGCTGCAGAAGGTGCCTGTGTGGTGATTGCCGATCTGGACTTAGCCAAGGCGCAAGAAACCGCTGCTGAATTGGGTGACACCGATGTTGCTGTAGGGATAGCTGCCAACGTGGCCGACGCAAAGGCAGTACAGGCAGCTATTGATGATGCGGTGCTGGCTTTTGGTGGTCTGGATCTTGTGGTCAACAACGCTGGTCTGTCCCTGTCGAAGTCCTTGCTGGAAACCACCGAAGCCGACTGGGATCTGCAGCACGACGTGATGGCCAAGGGCTCATTCCTTGTCTCGAAGGCGGCCGCCAAGGTGCTGATCGAGCAGAAGCTTGGCGGGGACATCATCTACATCTCCTCTAAGAATTCCGTTTTTGCTGGCCCGAATAACATCGCGTATTCGGCGACGAAGGCAGATCAAGCCCACCAGGTACGGTTGCTGGCTGTTGAACTGGGAGAGCACGGTGTTCGTGTGAACGGCATCAACCCCGATGGTGTGGTGCGTGGATCGGGTATCTTCGCTTCGGGCTGGGGTGCCAACCGTGCCGCTACCTACGGTGTCGCCGAGGAAGACCTGGGACAGTTCTACGCGAACCGGACTATTCTCAAGCGAGAAGTCATCCCGGAAAATATTGCCGATGCGGTATATGTGCTGACCGGACCAGAATTAACTCGCACCACAGGGCTGCACATTCCAGTGGATTCTGGTGTTGCTGCAGCGTTCTTGCGATGA